A window from Drosophila subobscura isolate 14011-0131.10 chromosome O, UCBerk_Dsub_1.0, whole genome shotgun sequence encodes these proteins:
- the LOC117899325 gene encoding uncharacterized protein LOC117899325: MCAKRNCLLLFMVILHLVLEISSKWEFTNFKCTSLDKEFTEFEYCYIKSINRTYKYLSFRANLLKTPVTKIKLNFSLFKRFSGYRPFLYNMTVDSCRFLAKQKSYPVAAFFYNLFKDSSNMNHTCPYDHDLILDQLTATFLNHQFTKVLPFPEGDYLMETTWIAYDISRAVIKFYGSLT, from the exons ATGTGCGCTAAGCGGAATTGTCTACTTTTGTTCATGGTGATACTTCATTTGGTGCTAGAA ATCTCATCCAAATGGGAGTTCactaattttaaatgcacatCCCTGGATAAGGAATTTACCGAGTTCGAATATTGCTATATAAAGTCGATTAATCGAACGTACAAGTATCTTTCCTTCAGAGCCAATTTATTGAAGACTCCCGTTACCAAAATCAAG TTAAACTTTTCATTGTTTAAACGCTTCAGTGGTTATAGGCCGTTCCTCTACAATATGACGGTTGACTCGTGTCGGTTCTTGGCAAAGCAGAAATCTTACCCCGTTGCTGCCTTCTTCTACAATCTATTTAAGGACTCCTCCAATATGAATCATACATGTCCCTACGAT CATGATCTGATTCTCGATCAACTTACTGCCACCTTTTTGAATCACCAGTTTACAAAAGTTCTACCTTTTCCTGAGGGTGATTACCTTATGGAAACAACCTGGATTGCCTATGATATTAGCCGTGCCGTGATTAAATTCTATGGCTCTCTGACCTGA